One Gemmatimonadota bacterium genomic window, AGGTGGGTGCTCATGGCGCTGGATCGGGTTCGGGATTCAGATTCCGACGAGCCCCCTGGTGTGCGGGGGCCGTCAGGCGAGCGCGGAGCGCGGCGCGGGCGCGGGACAACTGACTCTTGCTCGTACCGGCGCTCACCCCGAGCGCGGCGCCGACCTCGGCGTGCGTGTAGCCCTCGAGGTCGTGCATGAGCAGGACGGTCCGATACCCCTCGGGAAGCGCGTCCACGGCGGTTCGCAGATCGAGTCGGGCCTCGTGATCGGCGGCCGGCTCGCCGATGACCGCGTCGTCGAAGGGGCCCGCCTCGGGCCCGCGCGCGCGACGCCGCTCGCGC contains:
- a CDS encoding sigma-70 family RNA polymerase sigma factor, whose translation is LWRLALRLARGEEDDATDIFQETWFRATARLTSFHHDARLGPWLAGIAWNCWRERRRARGPEAGPFDDAVIGEPAADHEARLDLRTAVDALPEGYRTVLLMHDLEGYTHAEVGAALGVSAGTSKSQLSRARAALRARLTAPAHQGARRNLNPEPDPAP